In the genome of Microplitis demolitor isolate Queensland-Clemson2020A chromosome 5, iyMicDemo2.1a, whole genome shotgun sequence, the window GCATTctttagattaattttttcaactatctTTTTTAGCTTGTTTGGTCCAAGTAGTTGGGTCAAAATATCAGCCAGGTTGGATTCCGTAGGACAATACTGCAATTTGATATCTTCATCTTCCAGATCTCTAGCAAAGTAGTGTCGGGTGTCAATGTGTTTGGTTCGGTTATTGATCCGTCTGATCGGTGACTATTGATACaactttgattattttcattaattactgTTGGTGACCACTGTTCTTCGCCCATGAATTCCAGTACTTTTCTTAATCAAAGAGCTTTTCTCGACGCTTTTGCCAGAGCTACTATTTCCGACTCTGTCGAAGAAACCGAAACGCATTCTTGCTTTTTGCAGCTCCAGCTGATAGTTACGcccaataatataaaaatgtatccGCTATTCGACTTTCTGTCTTTCGTTGATCCGGCCCAATTAGCATCTGCGTACCCATGCAGCTCTCTGATCGGTAAAGATCTGCTACTTAGTTGTAATTCGTAGTTTTGGGTGGCCTTCAAATAGCAGAGAATTCTTTTAAGTTCAATCCAGTCTTGCTTGCGTGTATCTACGATGTGTTGACTTAATATTGCAACAGGGGCGGAAATGTCAGGTCTAGTGTTGACACTGAGATACAATAATGATCCGATGATTTTTGATAAGTCGCTTCTGTCACTGTTGGAGTATTGTCTCTTGTCTTGAGGTATCCAAGGTCCATTGGAATACTTGAACCTTTTGCATTTACCATTCCTGTTTCTTTCAAGATTTCGTGGATATAATTGGACTGGTTCAATGAATACTCTCCGGCTTTATTATGTCTAACGTTGATCCCGAGGTAGCATTTTATTTCACCTAGGTCTGTAATTGGAAAGAGCTTATTTAGATCTTCGAATAGCTTTTTTAGTATACTTATCGTTTTGGATGCGGCGAGGAAATCATCAATGTGCATTACTAAGTACGTATGTCCATCCAGCTCTTTTCTATTGAATAGACTGGGGTCGACTGTACATAGCTTAAAACCTTATTTTTGTAAGCCCTGTTTTGCATAAATGAACCAATTTTTCGCCGATTGTTTTAGGCCATACAAGCTTTTTCTGAGTTTGCATGCCTAGTCTTCTTTTTCTGGTGCCTGAAACAATGGAGACTGTTTCATGTATATGTCTTCTTTTAATTCCCCGTTAAGATAAGCAGTTTTTGCGTCGTAATGACTGACATGATATTGTCTATTCCCGGTTATCACTAAGAACGCTCTCAAGGTAGTGTGTCTCACTACTGGGGCAAAGACTTGGTCGTAGTCTTGGCCCTATTTTTGACTGAAACCCTGAGCGACTAGTCTGGCTTTAAATCTTACTGGTTCGATGTTTtgatttttcttgattttatAAACCCATTTACACCCTAGTAGGGTTTTTTGTTTTGGGGGTCGTTCTAGGGTCCAGGTATTGTTGTTTTTCAGAGGTTGGAGCTCTTCTAACATGGCTTGCTTCCATTCTTTCGAGTTCGGACTTGATAGCGCTTCCTGGGGTGTTTTCGGTTCTtctaatggattttttttaactttatgtGATTGGTGGGTGTCTTGATAGGATATTTCCACCATTGATCCATCGTTTTCTTGATCCAGTGTAAGTAAATTGTCCATTCTGACAGCTAGAGGGATGTCATTTTTTGACATATCTAGTAATGATGCCTGAGGACTGCTTCCCATCGATATATTCCCATCGTTCAATGGTGGTTGTACAACTAGAAATACTATTCCAGGTTCAGGTTTAAGGGTTGGAGTATAAATTGTGTCAGTTTCGTCTTCAAGTGTGATGTTTTGATGTTTGTTTTCCCCATCAGTTACTTGACTGTCATCGTTTTCATTTTCCACGAACTGTACATCCTTGCTGACTAGTATCCATCCCGAATGTCTATCTAAGAGTCTATACGCTTTCGATTCTTGCGAGTATCCTATAAAGGTATAGACTTTAGCCTTTTCCTCGAGCTTATTTCTCTTTTCTCTAGGTACATGCGCATGAACTTTACATccaaaaacttttatatgtcCTAAGTTGGGTTTTATTCCATGCCAGATCTCAAAaggtgttttatttttatcttttaccgGTAAGCGGTTTTGTAGGTAACATGCTGTTAATACCGTTTCTCCCCAGTATGTTGTTGGGAGATTTGCCTCGATTAACATTGCTCGCGTTGCCTCTATAAGATACCTGTTCTTTATTTCTGCAATTCAATTCTGTTGAGGAGAATACGGAGCCGTCAATTGGTGTTCTATTCCATACTCACCCCCTCTATCAGATCTATAAGTTTTCGGTATTTGTCCAAACTGTGATTTGCAATTAATTacgtattttttaatcaaattgcTAGTTTCAGATTTCTCGGAAATTAGAAAAGCTCGGCATTGTTTACTGTAATCATCaacaaaagttaaaatataccGTTTCCCTCCTGGTGTCCTTACAGTCATTGGTTCGCAGATGTCGGTGTGTACGAGCTGCCTAGGTCCACTTGTTGAAAAATTCGAGTGTTTTGAAAATGGCGTACGGAACATCTTCCCCTTGATACAGCTCTCGCAGTAGGATTTTATTCCGCATTTCTCAATGTGTATTCCTATAGCCAGCTCCTCTTTTTCCAGGCGTTTAATGGCATCAGGATGTCTGTGTGCCAATCGTTTGTGCCATTGATGAATGCAGTTCTCTTTGTGTATGTTAGCAACTGTCATGGCATTTTGCATGGACCTTAGTTCATACATCCCTTCGTGCGCGTCGCCAATTGCAATTCGGAATcctgattataaattttcatctttCCATCTTTTATGGAAACATTATACCCGCTTTTATCCAGCATGTCGATGGAAATCAAACAACTATCAAAATTGGGTACAAACAAAACGTGTTTTAATAATAGATCTTGTTCTACACCTTGGCTGTTtatgcattttatttttccgctGCCTACTCCGTAAACCTTGCTAACTTGTTTATTT includes:
- the LOC106693799 gene encoding uncharacterized protein LOC106693799 translates to MHIDDFLAASKTISILKKLFEDLNKLFPITDLGEIKCYLGINVRHNKAGEYSLNQSNYIHEILKETGMVNAKGSSIPMDLGYLKTRDNTPTVTEATYQKSSDHYCISVSTLDLTFPPLLQY